A stretch of DNA from Lawsonibacter asaccharolyticus:
GTGGCCGCCGCCCTGGCCCTGCTGGGCATCTCCGTGGGCGCTGTCAACACCGAACCGGTCCAGGAGTTCCTGTACCACATCTCCACCGCCGTTCAGGTGGGCGTGTTCCGCCAGGACATCACCACAGAGGAGGGGGTGGACCTCACCATCTACCACATGCCTGAGGTCAGCCTGGAGGACCGGGACGGCCGGGCGATCCTCCTTCTGGACGGGGAGGAGACGGACATCACAGACGCCCTGGCCCAGGATGGGCACTACACCTTTCAGCAGCAGAGTGAGGGCACCGTACTGGACCTGACCGTCACTGGCAGTGTGCAGGACTGGACCCTCACCTGCTCGGTCCACGGCGAGGGCGAGGAGGGACCGGTCTACACCTATACCGGCGGGGAAGCGGATTCCTCCACCGTCACGGTGGACACGGGAGGCGAGGTCTCCGGTGTGGTCTCAGCGGAGCCCAAGGAGTCGGGGCTCACCGCCGCCTCGGTCACCCCGGCCGGCTGAGCTCTGAACGCCAGCGGCGTTTCCCCGGAGGTATCCCCAGAGGAGCAGCGGGTCCCCCGGCGCGGCGATGCCACCCGGGGGACCCGCTCATTCTCTCAGGTGACCGGCTCAAAATCAGAGGCCGGACGGCCGCAGATGGGGCACCGGAAGTCCTCCGGCAGGGTGTCCGACTCGTAGATGAAGCCGCAGATCTTGCAGATAAATCCCTTGGCCTTGGGGGCGTCCGCCACCGCCTGCTCCGGCGCTTCCTGCTCCCCCCTCACGGAGGCGGCCAGGGCATCGGCCAGCGCCTCCAGCTCCTGGTCCTGCCCTGGAGCCAGGGCGGACTTCAACGTCACGGTCTGCTCCAGCAGCTCCATGTTCTTCATCTCCCCCAGTATCTGGGCCATCAGCTTTCCGCTGGCTGGAGCCCAGGAGCCGTTCTGGATCAGAGCCACCGTCCGATCCTGGAGGGCGTGATGGGCGATGTCCCGCAGCAGCTCCTCCATGGGGGTGAAGATGCCGTTGTTATAGGTGGCGGAGGCAAAGACGATATGGCTGTACTTAAAGGCGTCAGACAGCACGTAGGAGCAGTGGGTCACCGACACGTCATACAGCTCCACCGGGATGCCCCGCTCCGCCAGGCGGCAGGCCAGGATACCGGCCGCCGTCTCCGTCCCCCCATAGATGGAAGCGCAGGCAATGAGCACTCCCCGCACTTCCGGCTGGTAGGAGGCCCACTTTTTATATTTGTCCATCAGATAGCCCAGGTCCCTGCGCCAGATCGGACCGTGCAGGGGGCAGACCATCCGGACGTCCAGCCCCTCCACCTTTTTCAGCAGGGCCAGCACCTGAGGGCCGTACTTGCCCACGATGTTGGTGTAGTAGCGGCGGGCCTCGTCCAGCCAGTCCCGGTCAAAATCCACCTCATCGGCAAACAGCACGCCGTTGAGGGCGCCGAAGGTGCCGAAAGCATCGGCGGAGAAAAGGATGTGGTCCGCAGCATCGTAGCTCACCATTACCTCCGGCCAGTGGACCATGGGGGCGGAGTAAAAGGTGAAGGTGTGCCGCCCCGTGCACAGGGTGTCCCCCTCCTTCACCAGCATGGCCCCCTTGGGGGCGCTCCAGTGGAACTGGCGGAGCAGGTTCATCGACTTCCCATTACAGACGATGGTAGTCCCGGGGTAGCGGACCAGCAGGTCGCCCAGGGTAGCGGCGTGGTCGGGCTCCATGTGGTGGACGAATACATAGTCCAGCCTCCGGCCCTGGAGGGCGTGCTCCAGGTTCTCGAAGAACTGGTGCTGGACCGCCCGGTCCACCGTGTCGAAGAGCACCGTCTTCTCATCCAGCAACAGGTAGGAGTTGTAGGACATCCCCCTGGGGACCGGGTGGTCACTTTCAAAGCGGGGGCTCTGCCGGTCGTTGCCGCCGATCCAGATCAGATCCTCTGTCACGTTCCGCACACAATGCATATCATAAACCTTCTTTCGTATGGAAAATCCTTCTGCTCTTTTATCCTACCACATAGGTTATCCCGGCGCAACCGGCCTCATTATGATTTTCTCGTTTTATTTTGTCTGTGTTCCCGTAACTGGCTGGAAGGACCGACGCCCCAAGAGAACGGTCCCCGCGGAAAAGGGGTTTCTTTTCCGCGGGGACCGTTTTTATGCCTCTCCGCCCAGGCCGCAGGCCTCGATCACGTGCTGTTCCATCTCCTTGGCGTTGATCCTTACGCCGGCGAAATACTCCAGGGCGAAGACCGCCTGATAGATCAGCATCCCCAGGCCGTTGGCCGCTTTCAGCCCCCGCAGCCGGGCCTGCCGCAGCAGCTCGGTCTCGGCCGGGCTGTAAATGAGGTCGAACACCGCCGCGTGCCCGGGCAGTTCGTCCAGGAAGCTCAGGTCCCGGAACTGGCTGTTCGTCCCTGTCATGCCCAGACTGGTGCAGTTGATGAGGATGTCGCAGTCCCTGGCGCCCCGGCGCAGGTCCTCAAGGGCGAAACCGATGTGCCCCATCCGGCCCTTGGCCAGATTGCACAGGGCCTCCGCCTTCTGGGGGGTCCGGTTGCACACGGTGATGGGGCCCGCCCCCTGCTGCACCAGCTTCAGGGCCACAGCCTTGGCCGCGCCCCCCGCGCCCAGCAGGGTGATGCGGCGGCCCGGCACCTCCACCCCCAGGTCGGTGAGAGCCTGGTAGAAACCCATCCCGTCGGTGTTGTGGCCGATGCACCGCTTTCCCCGGATGCACACGGTGTTGACCGCGCCGTACAGCCGGGCATCCTCCCCCAGCTCATCCATCAGTGGGACCAGGGCCACCTTGTGGGGCATGGTGGCGTTGAAGCCCGCGAAGCCCTCCCGGCGGGCGGTATCCAGCCACTCCTGGGTATCCCCCTGGTGGACCAGGCGCTTGGTGTAGTGATAAGGGATTCCCAGCTTCGCGATCATCGCGTTCTGGATCAGGGGCGATTTGGAGTGCTCCACCGGGTCACCGATGACGCACAGCCTGCCCAGGCCCTGCTCCGTTTTTTCCATCATGATGTCAGCCTCACTTTCCCACGCCGGTCTCCCGCCCCTCTCCGGGCGGCGGGACACGGCGGCGCTCCTTCTCGGTCAGCGCACGTCCTGGCCCCGCCGCACCAGGGCCAGGACGGAGTCCACCGTCTCATCCACCGTGGTGCTGGGGACGGTGTACCGGGCATATTTGCGGTACAGGTTGATGCGCTGATCATACAACAGGAATACCCGGTCCCGCCCCCCGCTGAGCAGTGGCCGGCCGTCCAGCTCCGTGTTGGCGATGTCCCTGGGGTCCCGGTCCAGGAAATAGACGGTGCCGGTGGCGCTGAGGATCTCCATATTCTCCGGCCGGAGGATGATCCCGCCGCCGGTGGAGATGACCGTCCCCTCCATGGCCGCGGCCCGGCGGGCGGCGGCGGTCTCCTCCCGGCGGAAGGCGGCCTCCCCGTCCTGGGCAAAAATGTCCGGGATGGAGCGCCCCGTCTTTTCCACCACCATGGCGTCCGTCTCCACCAGGGGCATCCCCAGCCGCTCCGCCAGGGCCGCCCCCACGCAGGACTTCCCGCTGCCCGGCATGCCGATGAGCACCACATTGGTCTTTCGGACCGTGCCAGTGCCGCTGCGGTCGATCAGCTCCTGCTGCCGGCGGCGGCTGATGGCCATGATGGTCTGGAATAGCTCCTTTACGTCCTCCTCCTGCCGGATGTCCACCGCCAGGCTGGCCCGCTTGGCCAGCACCCGGCGCTCCCGCTCCCGGTCCAGCACCTGCATCCCGTGGGCCAGCTTGTACTCCCCTACCTTGCCAGTGACCTCCATCCGCCGGAGGAAGAGCCGGACCAGCTGTTCGTCCAGCTCGTCGATCTCCTGTCTGTACTGTTCCAAATCGCTCATATCGCGTCCCTCTCTCTGTCCAAATCGGTCATAAGTCCATCAGCTGGCAGGCAGCCAGGGCGGCGGCGGCCTCGATCACGGGCAGCGCCCGATGCAGGATACAGGGGTCGTGCCGGCCGGTGATGGTCAGCTCCGCGTCTTTTCGCTGGACCAGATCCACCGTCTGCTGAGGCTGGGCGATGGAGGGGGTGGGCCGGATGCATACCTCGAACTCCACCGGCATCCCGTTGGTGATGCCCCCGTTCACCCCGCCGGAGTGGTTGGTCCGGGTCTTCACTGTGTCTCCATCCATATAAAAGCTGTCGTTGGCCTGGCTCCCCCGCAGAGAGGCAAAGCCCACTCCGTCTCCGAAGCCCACCGCCTTCACCGCGGGCACCGCGAAGAGGTACTGGGAGAAGATGCCCTCCACGTTCTCCCCGTAGTCCGGCGCCCCCAGGCCGGCGGGCAGACCGGTGACGGCACAGCGGATGCCCCCGCCTACCGAGTCCAGCTGGCTCCTGGCCTCCAGCACCGCCTGCTCATACTGCTCCGGCGTGGGGTCCGGGATGCCCGCCACGTTGGAGATGCAGGCGGCCACCTGGACTCCCTTCTGCTCCAGCAGCTGCTTGGCCACCGCCCCTGCAAAGACCAGCGGCGCAGTGAGCCGGCCGGAGAAATGGCCTCCGCCCCGGTAGTCGTTGCACCCCTGATAACGCACATAGCCGGCGTAGTCCCCGTGTCCTGGACGGGGCAGGTCCTTCAGCTTCGCGTAGTCCCTGGAACGGGTGTCGGTATTTGCGATCACCGCGCACAGCGGGGTGCCCGTGGTCCTGCCCTCAAACAGGCCGGAGAGGATCTCCGGCACATCCGCCTCCTTCCGGGCGGTGGACAGGGGACTTCCCCCCGGGGCCCGGCGGGCCATCTCGGCGGACACCCGCTCCAGGTCCAGCTCCAGCCCCGCAGGCACCCCCTCCAGCACCACACCGATGGCGGGGCCGTGGGACTCTCCAAAGATCACATATCGCATGCTTCTCGCTCCTCTCTCTGCCGCAGGACGCGCCCGCCCAGGCTCTCATAGACCTCCCAGAAGTCGGGGTAGGACTTGGCCACGCTCTCCGCGCCCCGGATGGTCACTGTCCCTTCCGCCCGGGTGGCGGCCACCGCCAGCATCATGGCGATGCGGTGGTCGTTGTGGCTGTCCGCAACGCCCCCCAGCAGCCGCTCCACGCCGCGGATCTCCAGAAAATCCGCCCCCTCGGTGAGCTGGCCGCCCAGCTTGTTCAGCTCCTCCGGGATAGCCGCCAGGCGGTCACACTCCTTCAGCCGCAGCCGCCCCGCGTTGACCAGCCGGGCCGTCTGCCCGGGCCGGAGGGCGGCCCGCACCGCCAGGGCTGGAGCCAGGTCCGGACACTGGGCAATGTCCAGCTCCACCCGGCCCGGCCCGGCCAGCTGCTGGAAATAGGGTACAGCACACCGGTCCCCCTGGGTGGAGTCCGGGTCCAGGCCATCCACCGTCAGCGGGCTCCCCAGCCCGGCGGCGGCCAGCCAGAAGGCGGCCTGGGAGTAGTCCGCCTCCTCCCCCAGAGTGCCGCGGCCGTACTGCTGGCCTCCGGGCACCCGGAAGCCCTCGGGCAGCTCCTCCACCCGGATGCCCCGGTCCCGCAGCACCTGGAGGGTCATGTCCACATACCCTCTGGACTCCAGCGGGGAGGTGAGCCGGATGATGCTCTCCCCCTCCAGCAGCGGCAGGGCAAAGAGCAGGCCCGTGACGAACTGAGAAGACACATCCCCCGGCATGGGATACTCCCCGGGACGCAGCCGGCCCCAGACCGTCAGGGAGTCCCCCTCCCGGCGGTGGGTGATCCCCATCCCGTCAAAGATCCGGAAGTAGGGCTCCTGGGGCCGGTCCATCAGCCTCCCCCGTCCCCGAAACACGCCTCCGCCCCGCAGGGCCAGCGCCACCGGGATCAGGAACCGCAGGGTGGAGCCCGACTCTCCGCACTCCAGCACCGGGAGCTCCCCCTCCCCTTCCCGCAGGCTCTTCAGGCAGTCCCGGGTGGCCCGGATATCCTGGGAATCCGCCCGGTGAGCGGGGTCGTCCAGGTTCTCCCCCGCCAGCGCCCGGGCGATCAGCAGCCGGTGGGCCTGGCTCTTGGAGGGAGGCGGCGTCACCGCCCCGGCCAGCAGCCCAGGCTCGATCATCACTGTCATATGTTCCGCTCCTTTTCTCGCTGTGCTGCAAAAAAACGGGGGACACACCGATGAAATCGATGTGTCCCCCGCATCAGCATCCAGATCTGATCACACGGAGAGGGCCGCCGTCCCACTCTGGGACCGGCACATCCATTCCATCTCTCTGTATTTTCCCAGCACGAAATAGCCGGTGCTCATAAATCGAGCCCAGCTGTTGGTAAAATAGAAAGATGCAGTTGTGAGGATGTGCTGCTTCATGTGGCACCTCACTGAAAATCATTTTTTCTTAGTTTAACCCAATAAAGTGAAAATTGCAATCGCCGTTTCATCTATAATTCCAGATTATAATCGCTAAATTTTTGTATGTATTTAACATATTTTAGATGTTTTTTCCCCTTCCGGGGCCGAAAGCCAGGTCTCCAGCACCCGATCCAGAGACGTCCGCACCTGCTCCTCCGTCCCAGACTCCCCCACCGCGCGGATGGTATAGAGCACGCTGCCTCGGGCGTGCTCCGCCTGGACGGAGCACCAGCTCGCCCCGCTCTCTGCGGTCACCACCGGCGTCCCCGCCTCCGCCGCCTCCAGATAGGCCTGCCGCGCCAGCTCTGTCCCCCAGCCCTTGTCCGAGGGCATGTCCTCCGCCCGGGTCCCGTACAGGGCCGCGGATACCATCACCCGGACTGCTCCGTCCCGCCAGCCCGACTGGACGCTGACCCACTCCACCTGGCCCTCCCGTGTGCCGTACCACTCGGCCTTCACCCGCGGGGCGTCGGAGGCTTCCAGGGGCATGCCCGCATAGGTGGCCTCCTCCAGCCAGCCGCAGTCCGCCGCCGGGTCCGGGATGGACGGCCCCAGAAAATCCGCGCACTGCGCCCAGCTGTCAAACTCCTGGGCGCAGTGGCCCGGAAGTGTGCTGCTCAGCATGCGTTCCAACTCGTCCACCGCCTCCCAGGCCGTCCAGTTCTCCTCCAGTGCGTCGTACACCCCCTGAGAGAAGCCCTCTGCCGGGATGGGCGCCAGAACGCCGCTCTCCCCACCGCATCCGGCCAGTAGGAAGGCGCCCCCCAGTGCCAGGACCGCCGCTCTGATTCCCTTCATCTCTACCGATCCCTTCTTCTCTGTGGTTTGGCTGTATTTTACCATATGAGATACCCCCGCAACAAGCCCGTCTTTCCTGGCGGAGGCCTCCCGGCATCGTGTCCTGCTTAGTGCGCATGGCTCCCGGGCCCCCTCTCTACGCCCTGCAGCACCGATCATACTGGACTGGCGGGCTTTGCGCCGCCGGTCCTCTTGAAAAGCCCCCCCTTCTCCCTTTACAAAACGCCTGCCTCTGGTATATGATAATATGACATCTACCCGTCACACCGGGAGAACAGGAGGACCCTATGGAATACATCATCGTCCCCATGGACCGGGGCCATATCCCCCAGATCGCGGCGCTGGAGCGGGAGTGCTTCTCCACGCCCTGGAGCGAGAACATGCTCTCGGACGCGCTCTTTGACCCCAAGGCCAGCTTCATTGTCGCCGAGGACGGGGAGGGCGGCGTGCTGGGCTACGCCGGTCTCCAGGTGGTGCTGGACGAGGGCTACATCGACAACATCGCCGTGGAGGAGGCCGCCCGCCGTCACGGGGTGGGGGATGCCCTTCTGGACGTGTTCTGCCGCTTCGGGCAGGCCCATCTCTCCTTCCTGACCCTGGAGGTGCGGGCCTCCAACGCCCCCGCCATCGCCCTGTACCGCAAGCATGGCTTTCAGGAGGCGGGCCGCCGGAAAAACTACTACCAGCAGCCCCGGGAGGACGCCATCATCATGACAAGGGAGTTTGAACACCATGAAGCTGAATGAGCTCTCCCCCCAGCAGCTGGCCCAGCTGTACCGTCAGGAGCTGACCTCCGCCTTTCCCCCAGAGGAGCTCAAGCCCCTGCGCTCCATGCTCTCCCTCATGGAGCAGGGACGCTACCAGGCCCTGGGCCTGTACGACGGGGAGGATCTGGTCGCCTACGCCCTGATTTGGCTGGAGCCGGGCTGTCCCTTTGCCCTGCTGGACTACCTGGGCACCATGGCCGGCCTGCGGGACCGGGGCCTGGGCGGCCGGATGCTGGACCTGCTTGCGGAGCACTACGCCCACTTCCGGGGCATCTTCGGGGAGGCGGAGGCCCCTGAAAACGGGGATCCCGCCGGGGAGCCCCTGCGCCGCAGGCGGCTGGCCTTCTATCAGCGCAACGGCTTCCGCTACGGCGGGTACGACTGCGCCCTGTTCGGCGTCAACTACCGGGCCCTGATCCGTGGGGCGGAGGATGTGACGGCGGAGGAACTGCTCCAGGTCCATCAGTCCATCTATCGCCGGCACTTCCCGCCGGCACTCTATCAGCGCTTCATACAGATCCCCCTCCGGCCCGGGGAGCGGCCCAATCCCCCCGGACGCTGGATGGAAGAGGAAAAGGACGGTGTTTCCCAATGAACATTCTGGCCATTGAGTCCTCCTGTGACGAGACCGCCGCTGCGGTGGTGCGGGACGGCAGGACCGTGCTGTCCAACTGTGTGGCCTCTCAGATTGAGATGCACACTATCTACGGCGGCGTGGTGCCCGAGATCGCCTCCCGCAAACATGTGGAGGCAGTGAGCGGTCTGGCCCGGGAGGCCCTGGAGCGGGCCGGCCTGAGCCGGGAGGAGGTGGACGGTGTGGCGGTGACCTATGCCCCGGGCCTGATCGGTGCGGTGCTGGTGGGGGTCAACTTTGCCAAGGGGGCCGCGCTGGCCCTGGACCGGCCCCTGATCCCTGTTCACCATGTGCGGGGCCACATCGCCGCCAACTACCTTACCCACCCGGACCTGGAGCCCCCCTTCGTCTGTCTGTG
This window harbors:
- a CDS encoding shikimate dehydrogenase: MSRRPERGGRPAWESEADIMMEKTEQGLGRLCVIGDPVEHSKSPLIQNAMIAKLGIPYHYTKRLVHQGDTQEWLDTARREGFAGFNATMPHKVALVPLMDELGEDARLYGAVNTVCIRGKRCIGHNTDGMGFYQALTDLGVEVPGRRITLLGAGGAAKAVALKLVQQGAGPITVCNRTPQKAEALCNLAKGRMGHIGFALEDLRRGARDCDILINCTSLGMTGTNSQFRDLSFLDELPGHAAVFDLIYSPAETELLRQARLRGLKAANGLGMLIYQAVFALEYFAGVRINAKEMEQHVIEACGLGGEA
- a CDS encoding shikimate kinase translates to MSDLEQYRQEIDELDEQLVRLFLRRMEVTGKVGEYKLAHGMQVLDRERERRVLAKRASLAVDIRQEEDVKELFQTIMAISRRRQQELIDRSGTGTVRKTNVVLIGMPGSGKSCVGAALAERLGMPLVETDAMVVEKTGRSIPDIFAQDGEAAFRREETAAARRAAAMEGTVISTGGGIILRPENMEILSATGTVYFLDRDPRDIANTELDGRPLLSGGRDRVFLLYDQRINLYRKYARYTVPSTTVDETVDSVLALVRRGQDVR
- a CDS encoding chorismate synthase; translated protein: MRYVIFGESHGPAIGVVLEGVPAGLELDLERVSAEMARRAPGGSPLSTARKEADVPEILSGLFEGRTTGTPLCAVIANTDTRSRDYAKLKDLPRPGHGDYAGYVRYQGCNDYRGGGHFSGRLTAPLVFAGAVAKQLLEQKGVQVAACISNVAGIPDPTPEQYEQAVLEARSQLDSVGGGIRCAVTGLPAGLGAPDYGENVEGIFSQYLFAVPAVKAVGFGDGVGFASLRGSQANDSFYMDGDTVKTRTNHSGGVNGGITNGMPVEFEVCIRPTPSIAQPQQTVDLVQRKDAELTITGRHDPCILHRALPVIEAAAALAACQLMDL
- a CDS encoding 3-phosphoshikimate 1-carboxyvinyltransferase; this encodes MTVMIEPGLLAGAVTPPPSKSQAHRLLIARALAGENLDDPAHRADSQDIRATRDCLKSLREGEGELPVLECGESGSTLRFLIPVALALRGGGVFRGRGRLMDRPQEPYFRIFDGMGITHRREGDSLTVWGRLRPGEYPMPGDVSSQFVTGLLFALPLLEGESIIRLTSPLESRGYVDMTLQVLRDRGIRVEELPEGFRVPGGQQYGRGTLGEEADYSQAAFWLAAAGLGSPLTVDGLDPDSTQGDRCAVPYFQQLAGPGRVELDIAQCPDLAPALAVRAALRPGQTARLVNAGRLRLKECDRLAAIPEELNKLGGQLTEGADFLEIRGVERLLGGVADSHNDHRIAMMLAVAATRAEGTVTIRGAESVAKSYPDFWEVYESLGGRVLRQREEREACDM
- a CDS encoding ribosomal-protein-alanine acetyltransferase yields the protein MEYIIVPMDRGHIPQIAALERECFSTPWSENMLSDALFDPKASFIVAEDGEGGVLGYAGLQVVLDEGYIDNIAVEEAARRHGVGDALLDVFCRFGQAHLSFLTLEVRASNAPAIALYRKHGFQEAGRRKNYYQQPREDAIIMTREFEHHEAE